Genomic window (Halococcus saccharolyticus DSM 5350):
CCTCGCGCCAGTCGCGGGCCTGCTCTCGCCCGTCGCGGGCGTGGTAGCGCTCGCACTCGCCGGTCTCGTGCTCGTCTTCCACCGCGATCCCGAGCGGCAAGTGCCGTCGTCGGGGATCGTCGCACCCGCCGATGGCAGAGTGTCGGTCGTGCGACGGGAGGGCGAGCAGTTGCGCGTCGGGATCTACATGGGCGTCACCGACGTCCACGTGAACCGTGCGCCGCTCGCAGGCACAGTACGCGAGGTAAGCCACTCACCGGGCGCGAACCGTCCAGCATTCTCGAAGGAGTCGGATCGTAACGAGAACGTCGAGATCGACTGCGGCACGTTCTCGATTGTCCAGATCGCCGGCGCGTTCGCACGACGCATTCATCCGTCGGTCGAGCCGGGTGACGAGATCGCGCGCGGCGAGCGGATCGGCCATATCAGTTTCGGGAGTCGGGTCGACGTCGTGCTGCCCGAAGGCATCGAACGTGAAGACCTCGACATCCGGAAGGGCGAGCGCGTCGTCGCCGGCGAAACGGTGCTCGCA
Coding sequences:
- a CDS encoding protein sorting system archaetidylserine decarboxylase translates to MRIASHAWRYAAPAFVLAPVAGLLSPVAGVVALALAGLVLVFHRDPERQVPSSGIVAPADGRVSVVRREGEQLRVGIYMGVTDVHVNRAPLAGTVREVSHSPGANRPAFSKESDRNENVEIDCGTFSIVQIAGAFARRIHPSVEPGDEIARGERIGHISFGSRVDVVLPEGIEREDLDIRKGERVVAGETVLAEHEEAVAEQRTQPRVVQE